The genomic DNA ACATTATCCGTCAGCGACAGCAAGAACCAGAGATTGGAAAAGATGCTTTAAGCTTGCTAATTGCCGCTAAAGATGAAGAAGGAAATAGCCTCAGTTTAGAAGAATTGAAAGACCAAGTTTTGCTACTACTATTTGCTGGACATGAAACTCTAACTTCTGCAATTGCATCTTTTTGCCTGGAATTAGCTAAACACCCCCAAATCATGGCAAAAGTCAGGGAAGAACAACAACAATTTCCCCCAAGCGAACCCATAACTCTCGAACAGCTCAAACAAATGCCATACTTAGAGCAAGTGATGAAAGAAGTGCTGCGGTTAGTTCCTCCAGTGGGTGGCGGTTTTCGGGAAGTAATTCGCTCTTGTGAGTTCAACGGATATCAAATTCCTGAAGGTTGGAACATTCTTTATCAGATTAATCAAACCCATAAAGATAGTCAAGTTTACCCCGAACCAGAAAAATTTGACCCCGAACGTTTTAACCCGGAACACTCAGCAAATTCTAAACCATTTAGCTATGTACCTTTTGGCGGCGGTTTGCGAGAATGTCTAGGTAAAGAATTTGCTAAGTTAGAAATGAAACTATTTGCAGCGCGAATTGTGCGCGAGTTTAACTGGGAACTTTTACCTAATCAAGACCTAACTCTAATTACAGTACCAACACCCCATCCCCGTGACGGTCTACAAGTAAAATTTACCCCTCAAACTTAAAAACTATCTGGGTTTATCTGTGGTTATCTGTGGCAAAAAATCACAAAGCTGCATTGACAATAGTCCAGACATCAACTAACAACAATAACACCGTACACACCAACAAAATCAAATACATCCAAGGTTGCGACAAAGGGCGGACATCCGCTGTATCGATCCCCGTTTTTGCTTCCACCAACCGCACCAATTTAGCAAATCCGGCCACGCGCATTGGTAACAAATAACCTTGACCAGAATCGCTCAAAAAGTAGTAGACTAAACCACCCTGACCAGTAGTTCGAGGTTTAAGAGCTTTTACTTGATTCCAAGGTAGCGACCAACCTTGTCGATAAAAACGAGGCACCCATTTGGGATATGATACTTGAATCTCTTCTTCGTTTAATATCACCATTTCGCTCAGAGTTGCATATATCGCCACGCCACCCAAACCGATACCTACCCACAATAATGCTGGCGGTACTGGTGCTGCTGTCACCTCTGATAAAAAAGGTAAAGGCAATGTCAGGGCCACATAAAGACTGAGCAAAGTAATGCGAATTAAAGGAGAAATGTGAAATACCGCAGGGAATTCTGCTTTCAAAGGTAATGGTTGATTGGAGTCTGCTGACATCGCTCAAATGCTAAAAAGTCTTCAATCAAATCTTTGCATAGTATTCCTGCCTGTGGATGAAACTGAGATAAATCCAAAAAACAGAACTAAACCTCAGTCAATTAATGTTAAAGCAGGCATGGGTAAAGGTTCTGGTATTTCTCTGGATTTAGGGCGCGGTGCATTCCTCGTTGGAGTGGTAGTAGTTGCGCCTGTAGACTGGGTGGATGGGTTGATTGTCGAGTAGGGCCCTTCGTTGATTTGTAGGCGATCGCAAGGGATTTTGTCTGATAAGATGGCACTGGCCATCATCCCAGTATGAATTTCCATCAGTCCTGCGGGTAATGCTTCAAATACTAGGCGTTGACCTGGAAACACCACTCGCTCGAAGTACCAGTTGGAAATATTGGTGATGCGTGCAATCTGGATTTGGCTGGTAGCATTCACATAGCAGCAGAGAATCTTACCAGAGCTGTTTGAAGGTAGGGGATCGAGAATTTGAGCCATAACTGCTGAGGAGCTTCACGCTAAAACAAGTTGTGATATAGCAAAGGTAACACTTGGCGATCCCCATCCGTTGTAAACGGGACTACCAATCGGTAAACTTGTCAAGAGTTACGCTCGCTTCTGAAAGCCAATATTGCTAGTTGTTGACCAAAATCTAACCTTAATGGCTAAATCGCGTCTTTATTCCCTAATATTGAAGGGCTGAGAGGTCATTTTAGGCTGGGATGGTATGGGGTGAAACCAGGAAAAATTTTAGAATTTTAATAATAATTAATACTAAAATCGGGAAAATTAGCTATATTGTAAAGTTATATTAAAAAATGAAGATAAATGTAACGGCAGTCAAAGGCAGGCAAGATGCCTGCCTCACAATGTTTATTGGAGGTACCTAATCAACTCCCTCTATGGGTGCAAATCCTTGGCGCTGGATATTTTCTGTGATAGTGCGGGGTTCGAGAAATTGCAGTAAATAATCGGGGCCACCTGCTTTAGAACCCACTCCTGAAAGCTTAAACCCACCAAAGGGTTGCCGGGATACAATTGCACCAGTAATTCCCCGATTTATATACAGGTTGCCGACTTCAAAATCTGCTTTTGCCTGTTCAATATGGGAAGGGGTGCGAGAATATAATCCGCCGGTTAAAGCGAAGTTTGTACTGTTAGCAATTGCTAGTGCTTCGCTGAAGTTTTTCGCCCGAATTACGGATAATACTGGGCCAAATATTTCTTCTTGGGCAATTGTTGCTGTGGGGGATACTTCGCTAAAGATTACTGGGCCGATAAAATAACCATTATCGGGTGCGGGCATCTCTAAAGCAACTTTCGCTTCGGCGCGGCCTTTTTCGATGTATTCGCGAATGCGATCGCGTGCGTTAGCATCAATTACAGGGCCAACTTGGGTACTGGGAATTTCAGCGGGGCCAATGTTAAGCGATCGCGCAGCTTCTACTAACCGCGTCACAAAAGTATTATACACCGATTCCACCACAATTACTCGCGAACAAGCGGAACATTTTTGGCCGCTGTAACCAAAAGCAGAATGCACAACACCTGCAACTGCTTGATCTAAATCGGCACTTTCATCGACGACGATCCCATTTTTTCCACCCATTTCTGCGATTACTCGCTTCAGGTGTTTTTGTCCCGGTTGTAGAATCGCAGCGTCGGCATAAATGCGACAACCGACTTCTTGAGAACCAGTAAAAGTAATCATCTGAACGTCGGGATGTTTCACCATATAAGCACCTACCGACGAACCCCGACAAGGGACATATTGAAATACGCCTTGAGGCACACCTGCATCAACCAAAATTTCAGCTATTTTGGCAGCAATTACTGATGAAACTTCCGCTGGTTTGAGCAAAGTACAATTACCAGCAACCAGAGATGCTACTGTCATCCCCACAGGAATTGCGAGGGGGAAATTCCAAGGAGAAATTATTAAGGAAATCCCGCGCGGTTGATATTGGTAGCGGTTAGTTTCTCCCGCAACGTCGTAATTTTTACCATCTTCTAACCGTTCCATTTCATCGGCATAGTAGCGGCAAAAATCTATAGCTTCTGAAACTTCACCGTCGCATTCTCGCAAGGGTTTACCAACTTCAAACACCATCCAACCTGATAACTGATGTCGGCGCTGTTCCATTAATTCAGCGGCTTTTCGCAATACACCTGCACGCTGTCTAACTGGTGTTTTCCGCCAACTGGGGAAAGCATCTTTTGCTGATTTTAGTGCTTGTTTTGCTTGTTCCTCGGAAAGCAATCCGATTTTACCAATAACTTCACTGGGATTAGAAGGATTGACAGAATTAACTGTTTCTGTTGTTGTCTGATATTCGCCATTAATCAAAGGAAGATAGGTTTTACCTAACTGTTGTCGCACTGATTCCATAGCTTTTTGTCCTGCTTCCCGTAATTTTTCATCAGCATAATCAGTATCGGCGACATTGGGGAAAACTCGATCGTAAACTAAGGCATCTTTCCCGTTAGCAACTGGTGCGGCTAATAATTCTTCAATTGGTCTATCTTCTGAACTTTGGCGCAGGAATGAACTGTTAGCTGTATTCTCTAACAAACGGCGAATTAAATAAGACATTCCCGGTAGTAAATCGCCGTAAGGACAATAAACTCGCACTCGATAGCCGCGTTCGACTAATATCTTCGCTAACTTATCTCCCATGCCGTATAAAACCTGCATTTCAAAGCGGCGGCGGGGGATATTTAGGGTTTCCGCAATAGCAATTGCTCTTGCTTGCGATCGCACGTTGTGACTGCCGATTGCTGCATACAAATATTCGTGATTTTCCAGCAATATTTGCGTCATCCGCTCGAAGTTTGCGTCAGTAGCAGCTTTATCATTATAGACTGGTTGCGGCCAATCTTTCTGCATTGCTAAGATAGTTTCCTGATCCCAGTAAGCGCCTTTAACTAACCGCACAGTTAGGGGAAATCCGCGCAATTTTGCCCAAGAAATTAGGTCAGTTAAATCATCTTCACTATCGCGCAGATAAGCTTGCATAGTCACGCCAATATCTGTGCGACTGCGAAATTCTTCTTCTAACAATAGCTGTTTGAGGATGCTTAAAGTTATGTCTTTATAAGCATATTGTTCCATGTCGAAATGAACGGCAGCGCCCAATTCTTGAGCGCGACGGAGTAAAATGCGAATGCGATCGCTTACTTTTTCTTGACTTCCTTTAGCATCCAGGGGGTCAAACTGAGAATAAAATGCCGTTAACTTAACAGAAACCTGAACTCGCGGCAAAGTTTCACCATCAGCTTGATCGATCGCATCTACAGGCGACCAATTCTTAGCTGCATTGGTCAATTCTGCCATTAATTCTAAGTAGCGATCTAGATAAGATTGTGCTTCAGCTTCAGTAATTACTGCTTCCCCTAAAAGGTCAACTGTGAAAGCCATTTTATCCTTTCGCAGTCGTTCTAGAGTTTTGATAATTTGCTTGATATTTTCCCCAGCAATATATTTGTGCGCTAGGGTTTCTACAGCAGGTGCAACTGTTGTCGCGGCGAGTTGTCCGGGAACAGAATCTGCATTCGCAAAATTGAGCAATTTTTTAAGTGCTTCTGGCAATTCTACCTCTTCTGCTGTTAGGTATTCTTGCAAGTGACGGGCAATTTCTGGTTTGCTACGGAGTGCAGGCAAACAATCAATAAATCGGAATAATTGCACTCGCAGGCCGGGACTGGCCATCGCCCAATCTAGTAATTTATCATCCCAGCGCATTTGGTCTTGTAATTGGCCAAAAAAGGAGCGCTTTTTTTCTTGGGTAGCACTCAGGAGTTGTTTGGCGATTTCCTGAGTTTTCGTTTCGTAGGTGCTATCGGATACTTGTACAACCACAGCTTTCTGGAGGAATTAATGATGGGAATTGGGAGTTGGGTAAAGTTTTGTCTGGCTTAGTACCCATTGCTCGACTATTTTAATTATACCAGCAATAAGGTAAAATCGATCTTGGTAGGAGAGGATAAACTAATGCGCTGGATTAGGTGATGTCGCGATCGCTCTTGTTAATGGTTTCGGGGTAGTAGTGCAAAAGTAGTGAAGCAATCTCAAGCTTTGATTTTTCGCCCTCAGTGCGTTAGTCTTGTTTAAGTTGGTTTTGGGCGCGATCGCTATTACAATAATTATGCTTGCCTATAGTATCTTCAATAGTAGGCAAGTTTTTATGGAATGCGTTTCTTTGGAGGAAGTTAAGCAGGTTGACTTGGAGAGGTGAATTAGCTATAATTATAATAGAGTAAACAATATTACTTTCGTATCAATGAGATAGTAAACAATGACAATAACCGAATTGAAAATCGATCTTGCTGCCTTAACGATCGCAGATAAAGCCGCAGCTATAGAATTTTTACTTCAAAGCGTAAGCAGCGGCTCGCTAGGCATAAAAAAAACTCCTGGCGTTTGCGGTGGTGATGCTTGTATTGGCAATACTCGCATACCCGTTTGGTCGCTGATAAATTATCGTCGTTTAGGTGGTTCGGATGCCATTATCCTAGAAGCATTCCCACATCTGACTGCTGCTGATTTGGTAAATGCGTGGGCTTATGCTGATGCTTATCCAGATGAAATTGAACAAGCAATTAGAGAAAATGATGAAGTTATGCAAGAAAATGAGGAAGTTTGAAAAGTGGCACGTCTTTACACCGATGAAAATTTCCCCCTGCAAGTTGTAGCTTTCCTGCGCGTTTTGGGTCACGATGTATTAACAGTACAGGAAGCCGGCAAAGCAAACCAGGGGATTCCTGACGAAGAAGTGTTAGCTTTTGCTGTTAGTATTGAGCGAACGGTTTTGACGGGAAATCGTCGCGATTATATGAAACTGCATCGCTCGCACCCCAACCATACTGGTATCATTGTTTGCACGGAAGAGTTAAATTTTCAGAGGTTAGCGACGCGAATTAATGAGGCTATTTCTGCGGAAGAAATATTGACGGGGAAATTGATTCGAGTCAACCGTCCACCGCAGTAAAAAAAGCCGATTGCTTTTTCCCATTCTAAAAATCTTATAATTAAATTCTCTATTTATCCTAAAATTAGGTAAAACCCATTTGGGTAGCTGAGGATAAATTAATGCGCTGGATTCGGTATGTCGCGATCGCTCTTGTTAATGGTTTCGGGGTAGTAGTGCAAAAGTAGTGAAGCAATCTCAAGCTTTGATTTTTCGCCCTCAGTGCGTTAGTCCTGTTTAAGTTGGTTTTGGGTGCGATCGCTATTACAATAATTATACTTGCCTATTGTAGCGTTCCATCGGGGGCAAGTTTTTCGGGAATGCGTTTCTTTGCTGATGTATAAAAATTTAAGTTATTATTGCTCTTGTAGTCTACCAAAACTTTAGGGAAGATTATCTACCCTACCAAAGAAACCGGGTTTTTTTACGAAAATACTTCGTTGTTACCTACAGATTCTCTCAAAAACCCGGTTTCTAGGCCCAGGAATGTAAGTCCTGACTTTAATAAAATTTCGCTCTCTTTTTTCCATTACTATCTAAAGACGAGGGTAAAAATTAGCGAGCAAGTTGAAGGCATTTTTTTGATAAGATGTTAATTAACATTCAACACTTGTGGTAACGGATAATCCTGACAGGAAAAATATGAATCAGGTTAAGAATCAGAAAGTCTGCATCGTCACGGGTGGAAACTCTGGAATAGGTCTGATGACTGCTGTAGGTCTAGCAAAATTGGGAAATCGCGTATTTATTGGCTGTCGTTCCATTGCCAAAGCCACAATTGCTGTCGATTATATCCGTCAGAAAAGTGGAAATCCCCAGGTTGAATTTCTCCCTTTAGATTTATCTTCTCTTGACTCGGTACGCAGATTTGTCGATCTATTTTTGTCAAAGCAGCTTCCTCTTCAGATATTAGTCAATAATGCGGGTATTTTCAACAATTCTGGGACAACAAAAGAAGGTTTTGAAATGATTTGGGGAACTAACTATCTCGGTCATTTTTTGTTAACTTACTTATTGCTGGAAAACCTCAAAAATTCAGCCACCAGTAGAATTGTGATGGTGGCTTCTGACTTAGCCTTGCGACCAACTGCAATTAATTGGGACTCTTTAGTTAAAAAAACTCCATTAAATTTTCTTCAACTTTATGCTGTTTCTAAGCTATGTTTATTATTATTAACTGCGGAATTAGGGCGGCGGTTAAGCGATACCAATGTGAGCGTTAATGCAGTGCATCCGGGGTTTGTGCAGTCTAATATTACCTTCGGACACCGATTGAGTCGGTATTTGGGTTTAGGTGTTTCGCTTAAAGATGGTGCTGCGGGTGTAATCTTAACTGCAATAGATCCCATTTTTGAGGGTGTAAGCGGTAGATTTTACGATCGCAAAGGTAAGGAAATTATGCTTCCCGATCTTGCTAAAGATACTGAATTGGCTAAAGAACTATGGGAACGTAGTTTACTGTGGACGGGTGGCAATTCACAGGAAAATAAAGTTTCAAGAGTAAGAGAAAATGACTCTAATATTAGCTTACCATATTCTCTGGCTTTGAATCAAGTAGAAATTGCCGAGATTGCCAAAATAACATTACAAAATATTTTGCCAAAACCACCAAAAAAGTTATTGATAGTTAGCTTTTTTCGTTTGCTGTTTAAATTAGAGTTTGGTTCTTTATTGTTGCTATTAATCCAAACTATTAAAAAGGAATTTCACATGGAAAGGCATCTGGACTCGCCTGCAATTTTGGCATTGTGTCAAGACACAATATTGCTACAAAAGTTGAAAGAATATTTAGGTGAAGAGTTAATTTTATGGCGTTCTGAAATTTGGGCAAATTATCCGTCTCAGCAGTTAATTCCTTTTTGGCATCGCGATTCTTATCCAAAGCTTTTAGAAGGTGTGGGTAAAACTGTTAACTGTTTGTTATACCAATTACGTATTGCAGCTATATTGACGGTACTTTTACCGACGAGACGGCGGCGTTACAGATTTGGCCTCACTCCTGCAAAAATTTACTGTTTAGGCTGATGATCTTAGAAGTGGCAATTCTCGATGTGAAACCTAGTTTAACCGCTGAATTTGAAATAGCTTTCAAAACAGCTTCAGAAATCATTTCTTCTATGCCAGGGTATATTTCTCTCGAACTTCAACGCTGCATAGAAGATACAAACCGCTATATTCTACTGGTGCAATGGCAGAGTTTAGAAGATCATACTATTGGATTTCGACAATCACCAAAGTATGAAGAATGGCGGGCTTTATTACATCATTTTTACGATCCATTTCCCACCGTCCAACATTATCAATTAGTAATGTAGCTAAGCTTTGTGGACAACATTAAACGTAGGGTGGGCGGAAGCCAAAAACGATCTATATCTATGGATCGCAAACTTTTTGCGGCTTGCGCCCACCTTGCAATTACAATTAACAAATTCAATTACTTGACTTCAACTTTAACAGCATAATTTGATTGATTTGGAGCCGAAATCTCAATAGTATGATCGCCGCTATTGGATAGTTTACCTTGCCATTGAACAGTACCGAAAGCAGTGCCAAGTTTTGCACCATCAGGAGCGATAATATCTACACTAACAGCTCCTTCTTCAATCTTTACTGTCATCTCCTGATTGCTGCTGCAATTAAGAGTGTAACGTTTTAATTGATTTGCTTGTAAAGTGTCGCGAACAGTTGTACCTGTAGCGCCAGTTTCAAAGCTAACGCGCTCAGTTGTAGCTAAAGTTGGAGAAGGAGAGGGTGTGGGAGAGATTGAGGGGAGTTTGGGAATATTTGTCAGGGAAGTTTGAGAAGGCTGAGTTAGAGGTGTTGGTGATGCTACAAGTGGTTGCGATCGCGTATTTGGTGGTGGTGGCGGAATAGTAAATTGTTGTGCAGAGGAAGCAGGCTTTACCGCAGTTGAATTTGCAGATGGTAGCTGAATTTCTACCTCATTTTTTGATAACTGCACTTGTTTCCACGCTAGCTCACCACCCAAAGCTAGCACTGCTCCCACGAGAGTACCACTCAGAAAAATTCCGCAATTTTTCCAAAATTGAGTTTTCGGCTGTTGGTCGCTCATACTTTAGGAGGAGAAGGAGAAAGTGAAGGAGAAAATAAAACTATTATTCTAGAGAGTGGAAACAATGAAAGTAAAATCATGTTTAATCCCTAGATGGGGACTAGAAAATGCCGAATTTATTTATTTTTAATCCTACCTTCCGAGTTGCCTCATTTCTCACCCTATTGGCGATTTTGCTTCCCGGATGCAGTCAGCGGCCAAAGGAGGCTAAGTTGGCTCAATGGCGGGCCGAAGCGATCGCTAATAACAATGCTATGGTTGCACAGCAGGCAAAGACTACCAAGGTAAAGGAGTGGGAGTTCTTTGTTAGCGGACAAATTGCCAAAGGTACTCAGAGATTCAGTTGGAGTGAATTGGAAGCGCTGGCAACTTCTCGCGTTAACACCACTTCGCCTCACAATAGCAAAAACCTGAATGCCATTCTCTATTTTCGAGGGATTGTGGTTTCGCAATTGCTCGATCGCTTGGGGGTCAAACCAGAGGCCACCAATGTCACATTTTTGGGGTATGACGGTTTTCGCTCAACAGTCAGCATCAAGGATTTACGCCGCTATCCAATTATCCTAGCAGTGGAGCGTGACGGCCGACCAATTCCTCGTAGTGAAGGGGGCCCTTTATCTCTGGTGTTTCCTCAAAGCGAATACCCGCAGTTACATGAGGTGTATGCGGAGAGATTTTGGGCATTTTATGTCACTCACGCGATCGTTGGCAATGAACCCGCACAAATACGCATTGGCAACCGCATCCTTGACAGCAATGCTCTCGATCGACTGCCGCAAATTACTATTGAGGAGGCTGTTGGCTACCGCCAAGGGTGGCCCATAGGCAAGGTTAAGCTGCACGGGGTGCGGGTGCGGGATGTTCTCACTGCGGGGAATGTCGCGATCGCCAATCGTGATGCAGTTATTGTTAAGGGTAAGTCTGCGGTATCCCGCGATCCCAAAAATCCCATCCGCTTGCGATCGGCTGATGTTCGTGACTGCGATATCCTGCTAGTAACGCGATGGGGTGACAGCTACCAACCAATCTCGTCACGACTTGGAGGCCCCGTTACTCTGGCAATTCCTGCAAGTTGCTACAGCGGTGGCGGTTTTCAAACCCCCATCGATGACGATCGCCGTTGGCTAACTTTTGTTGAAGAACTTGATGTTGAATAATTGTTAACTGTTAACTGTTAACTGTTAACTGTTAACTATTAATCAATAATAACTAAAAATGAAAATAACGTTATTTCACTCTATCCACACTCGAATTATGACAGCAACAACGCTGTTGATTGTTTCGATTGTCGGGGCGGTGGTGTGGTTCTCTGCGGTGAGTGAGGGCGATCGCTACCGGGAACAAAAGTTAGTTTCGGCGCATTCCCTGGCTGTAGCACTCGCCAATTTATCTACAAAGGAACTCGTAGTACAAAATTGGAGTACAATCCGCCTGAATCTAGATTTGCTACTGAAAAGAAATCCTGATTTTGTCTATATTTTAGTCTCAGACGATCGCGCTTCTAATCAAATTGTCGCTTCATCACCGATTGAGTTTCAAGAACAGTACATACCCGATGTCGTGCCGCTAGCCGTGACACAGGTAGCTTTAAAGCAGTACAGCAAGCGATCGACTCGATTGGCGGGATCGGCCTCAATGAGGGATGCAGGCATCTTTTCCAAAGCAGGAAGCCTCGGTGTGGAGACATTTGTGCTGCGGGATATAGAGTTTCCCACAGGTACTTTGAGGGCGGCGCGGGGCGATCGCGTCATCGAAGTGGCGGCGGAGATTAGCACTGCTTCTGGAGATAAAATCGGTACTTTTCGCATCGGTATTTCCCTTAAACCCCTTGAGAGTGCCGTGAATGAGGCGATCGAGCGGGCCTTAGCAATTGGGGCCTTTGCCCTCAGTTTTGGTCTGGCGGGGGCATATATATTAGCAAGGCAGCTCAGCCAGCCCGTGCAGCGCTTGCAAACGAGTGCTGCTAAAATTGCGGCGGGGGATTGGTATCATCGCGCTGAAATTAATCTTAGTGATGAAATTGGCGCTTTAGCATCTTCTTTTAATGAGATGTCGATCGCCTTGCAAAAGTCGTTTAGCAGGTTAGAAAGAACAGTAGCATCGTTTGAGCGGTTTGTGCCCAATAAATTTTTAAGCGCGATCGCCTCTGAGGGTATTGAAAAT from Kamptonema formosum PCC 6407 includes the following:
- a CDS encoding cytochrome P450, producing MNPLPLPPGSFGLPLIGDTINFLRDSQFARKRHQQYGPIFKTSLLGQPTIFLYGPEANMFILTNENQYFTVSWPPSTKALLGPLSLALQTGSDHQKRRKLLYQAFQPRALAGYTIAMEEITHQYLQKWGKIGTLTWYPELRNYTFDIAAKLLVGLDSGSQTSLGHFFETWCEGLFTIPLRLPWTKFGRAWKSRKLLLVEIENIIRQRQQEPEIGKDALSLLIAAKDEEGNSLSLEELKDQVLLLLFAGHETLTSAIASFCLELAKHPQIMAKVREEQQQFPPSEPITLEQLKQMPYLEQVMKEVLRLVPPVGGGFREVIRSCEFNGYQIPEGWNILYQINQTHKDSQVYPEPEKFDPERFNPEHSANSKPFSYVPFGGGLRECLGKEFAKLEMKLFAARIVREFNWELLPNQDLTLITVPTPHPRDGLQVKFTPQT
- a CDS encoding DUF1830 domain-containing protein — encoded protein: MAQILDPLPSNSSGKILCCYVNATSQIQIARITNISNWYFERVVFPGQRLVFEALPAGLMEIHTGMMASAILSDKIPCDRLQINEGPYSTINPSTQSTGATTTTPTRNAPRPKSREIPEPLPMPALTLID
- the pruA gene encoding L-glutamate gamma-semialdehyde dehydrogenase, with product MVVQVSDSTYETKTQEIAKQLLSATQEKKRSFFGQLQDQMRWDDKLLDWAMASPGLRVQLFRFIDCLPALRSKPEIARHLQEYLTAEEVELPEALKKLLNFANADSVPGQLAATTVAPAVETLAHKYIAGENIKQIIKTLERLRKDKMAFTVDLLGEAVITEAEAQSYLDRYLELMAELTNAAKNWSPVDAIDQADGETLPRVQVSVKLTAFYSQFDPLDAKGSQEKVSDRIRILLRRAQELGAAVHFDMEQYAYKDITLSILKQLLLEEEFRSRTDIGVTMQAYLRDSEDDLTDLISWAKLRGFPLTVRLVKGAYWDQETILAMQKDWPQPVYNDKAATDANFERMTQILLENHEYLYAAIGSHNVRSQARAIAIAETLNIPRRRFEMQVLYGMGDKLAKILVERGYRVRVYCPYGDLLPGMSYLIRRLLENTANSSFLRQSSEDRPIEELLAAPVANGKDALVYDRVFPNVADTDYADEKLREAGQKAMESVRQQLGKTYLPLINGEYQTTTETVNSVNPSNPSEVIGKIGLLSEEQAKQALKSAKDAFPSWRKTPVRQRAGVLRKAAELMEQRRHQLSGWMVFEVGKPLRECDGEVSEAIDFCRYYADEMERLEDGKNYDVAGETNRYQYQPRGISLIISPWNFPLAIPVGMTVASLVAGNCTLLKPAEVSSVIAAKIAEILVDAGVPQGVFQYVPCRGSSVGAYMVKHPDVQMITFTGSQEVGCRIYADAAILQPGQKHLKRVIAEMGGKNGIVVDESADLDQAVAGVVHSAFGYSGQKCSACSRVIVVESVYNTFVTRLVEAARSLNIGPAEIPSTQVGPVIDANARDRIREYIEKGRAEAKVALEMPAPDNGYFIGPVIFSEVSPTATIAQEEIFGPVLSVIRAKNFSEALAIANSTNFALTGGLYSRTPSHIEQAKADFEVGNLYINRGITGAIVSRQPFGGFKLSGVGSKAGGPDYLLQFLEPRTITENIQRQGFAPIEGVD
- a CDS encoding DUF433 domain-containing protein, whose product is MTITELKIDLAALTIADKAAAIEFLLQSVSSGSLGIKKTPGVCGGDACIGNTRIPVWSLINYRRLGGSDAIILEAFPHLTAADLVNAWAYADAYPDEIEQAIRENDEVMQENEEV
- a CDS encoding DUF5615 family PIN-like protein, with amino-acid sequence MARLYTDENFPLQVVAFLRVLGHDVLTVQEAGKANQGIPDEEVLAFAVSIERTVLTGNRRDYMKLHRSHPNHTGIIVCTEELNFQRLATRINEAISAEEILTGKLIRVNRPPQ
- a CDS encoding SDR family NAD(P)-dependent oxidoreductase gives rise to the protein MVTDNPDRKNMNQVKNQKVCIVTGGNSGIGLMTAVGLAKLGNRVFIGCRSIAKATIAVDYIRQKSGNPQVEFLPLDLSSLDSVRRFVDLFLSKQLPLQILVNNAGIFNNSGTTKEGFEMIWGTNYLGHFLLTYLLLENLKNSATSRIVMVASDLALRPTAINWDSLVKKTPLNFLQLYAVSKLCLLLLTAELGRRLSDTNVSVNAVHPGFVQSNITFGHRLSRYLGLGVSLKDGAAGVILTAIDPIFEGVSGRFYDRKGKEIMLPDLAKDTELAKELWERSLLWTGGNSQENKVSRVRENDSNISLPYSLALNQVEIAEIAKITLQNILPKPPKKLLIVSFFRLLFKLEFGSLLLLLIQTIKKEFHMERHLDSPAILALCQDTILLQKLKEYLGEELILWRSEIWANYPSQQLIPFWHRDSYPKLLEGVGKTVNCLLYQLRIAAILTVLLPTRRRRYRFGLTPAKIYCLG
- a CDS encoding antibiotic biosynthesis monooxygenase family protein; this translates as MILEVAILDVKPSLTAEFEIAFKTASEIISSMPGYISLELQRCIEDTNRYILLVQWQSLEDHTIGFRQSPKYEEWRALLHHFYDPFPTVQHYQLVM
- a CDS encoding molybdopterin-dependent oxidoreductase gives rise to the protein MPNLFIFNPTFRVASFLTLLAILLPGCSQRPKEAKLAQWRAEAIANNNAMVAQQAKTTKVKEWEFFVSGQIAKGTQRFSWSELEALATSRVNTTSPHNSKNLNAILYFRGIVVSQLLDRLGVKPEATNVTFLGYDGFRSTVSIKDLRRYPIILAVERDGRPIPRSEGGPLSLVFPQSEYPQLHEVYAERFWAFYVTHAIVGNEPAQIRIGNRILDSNALDRLPQITIEEAVGYRQGWPIGKVKLHGVRVRDVLTAGNVAIANRDAVIVKGKSAVSRDPKNPIRLRSADVRDCDILLVTRWGDSYQPISSRLGGPVTLAIPASCYSGGGFQTPIDDDRRWLTFVEELDVE
- a CDS encoding adenylate/guanylate cyclase domain-containing protein; this encodes MKITLFHSIHTRIMTATTLLIVSIVGAVVWFSAVSEGDRYREQKLVSAHSLAVALANLSTKELVVQNWSTIRLNLDLLLKRNPDFVYILVSDDRASNQIVASSPIEFQEQYIPDVVPLAVTQVALKQYSKRSTRLAGSASMRDAGIFSKAGSLGVETFVLRDIEFPTGTLRAARGDRVIEVAAEISTASGDKIGTFRIGISLKPLESAVNEAIERALAIGAFALSFGLAGAYILARQLSQPVQRLQTSAAKIAAGDWYHRAEINLSDEIGALASSFNEMSIALQKSFSRLERTVASFERFVPNKFLSAIASEGIENIQVGTASKRTITILFADIKGYTSMSEQLTPMETFIFLNDYLACMGLAIEEAGGFIDKYIGDAIMALFEDEATDGVLEAAAAMRKNLAEFNQGRSRKNLPTIDIGIGIHRGEVVMGTVGFTSRMDSTVIGDAVNVASRVEGLTRHYNCAVLVTESIVSAIRHPEAFRLQLVDHSVKVRGKDEAIAIYQLLVS